The following proteins are encoded in a genomic region of Populus nigra chromosome 16, ddPopNigr1.1, whole genome shotgun sequence:
- the LOC133675502 gene encoding HVA22-like protein a, whose product MGSGTGSFLKVLLENFDVLAGPVISLVYPLYASIRAIETKSHVDDKQWLTYWILYSMITLFELTFAKVIEWIPIWPFAKLILTCWLVVPYFSGAAYVYENFVRPFYANPQETINILYVPRKKDIFSKPDDVLSAAEKYIEENGTYAFEKLITKDKSRRSSSYTFFDGDRDDRY is encoded by the exons ATGGGATCTGGGACTGGAAGCTTTTTAAAGGTTCTTCTTGAGAACTTTGACGTTCTTGCTGG GCCTGTGATTAGTCTTGTTTATCCTCT ATATGCCTCAATTAGGGCAATCGAGACAAAATCTCATGTTGATGATAAGCAATGGCTTACTTACTGGATTCTTTATTCCATGATCACTCTCTTTGAGCTCACCTTTGCCAAAGTCATTGAGTG GATACCAATCTGGCCATTTGCGAAGCTCATTTTGACCTGCTGGTTGGTTGTTCCATACTTCAGTGGTGCTGCATACGTTTATGAGAACTTTGTGAGACCTTTCTATGCCAACCCACAGGAAACCATTAATATATTGTATGTGCCAAGAAAGAAGGATATCTTCAGCAAACCAGATGACGTTCTATCTGCCGCAGAGAAATACATTGAAGAGAATGGGACTTATGCTTTTGAGAAGCTCATTACCAAG GATAAGTCCAGGAGGAGTAGCAGCTATACATTCTTTGATGGTGACAGGGATGACCGATACTGA
- the LOC133675288 gene encoding microtubule-associated protein RP/EB family member 1A-like: MASNIGMMDSAYFVGRNEILTWINNRLQLNLSRIEEAASGAVQCQMMDMTYPGVVPMHKVNFDAKTEYDMIQNYKILQDIFNKLKIEKHLEVNRLVKGRPLDNLEFLQWLKRYCDSVNGGIMNENYNPLERRSKGGRDRNSRGSQKTTKSQQASNMHNSSSGYTVDLNKMSGQKQGRGSAVVGEVNSSEEIQALSKEIADMKLSVDLLEKERDFYFAKLRDIEILCQTPELEDLPVVVAIKKILYAADTKESALEEAQEYLSEAICTGETEVESEV, encoded by the exons aTGGCGTCGAATATAGGGATGATGGACAGTGCGTATTTTGTCGGAAGGAATGAGATATTAACATGGATCAACAATAGGCTTCAGCTCAATCTCTCTCGTATTGAAGag GCTGCTTCCGGTGCTGTGCAGTGTCAGATGATGGACATGACTTATCCAGGAGTTGTACCGATGCACAAG GTGAATTTTGATGCAAAGACAGAATATGATATGATCCAAAATTACAAGATTCTGCAAGATATatttaacaagttaaaaatTGAGAAG CATCTTGAAGTTAACAGGCTTGTTAAAGGAAGGCCATTGGACAACTTGGAATTCTTACAGTGGCTGAAACGATACTGTGACTCTGTGAATGGTGGCATCATGAATGA gaacTATAACCCATTGGAACGGAGAAGTAAGGGTGGGAGGGACCGTAACTCTAGGGGTTCTCAGAAGACCACAAAATCACAGCAAGCAAGCAACATGCATAACTCTTCCTCTGGTTACACAGTTGACCTGAACAAAATGTCTG GGCAAAAGCAAGGGAGGGGAAGTGCTGTGGTAGGTGAGGTAAATTCTTCGGAGGAGATTCAAGCTTTGTCCAAGGAG ATTGCAGATATGAAGCTCTCAGTGGACCTTttggagaaagaaagagatttttACTTTGCAAAGTTGCGTGATATAGAAATACTATGCCAGACTCCTGAATTGGAGGATCTACCG GTGGTAGTTGCTATAAAAAAGATACTGTATGCTGCTGATACCAAGGAATCTGCACTTGAAGAAGCTCAGGAATACCTATCTGAAGCTATCTGTACTGGTGAAACTGAAGTTGAAAGTGAAGTTTGA